The genomic window AGCGAGGCTGGCGTGAAGGCCGCCGTCAGGAAGGGCAAGTCCGTAAAGGAGATGTTCGACGCGCGCGCTGAAGCGGCGACCACATCGCAGGTCTACCGCATCGCCGAGGACGCAGATGCAGGCGGGGGCCTGACCCTCCGAGGCGGTGACGAGTTCCGTGTACTCGCCCGCGCTGGCGACGCGATCCTCATCGAGGTCATCGGTAATGCAAACAATCCCTGGCACGTGTCGGGCAACCTTCTCACCTCCATTTCGGACTTCACGCTCAATGACACGCAGGATTGATCCCGCGGCAAGAAGCCCTCGCGCCTGATGATGGCAAAATTTCCCGCAGAACTACGCGCACGGACCCGACGAATGTTTCCGCAGTTCTGACCCGCTCGATGGCGCCACCGGCGAAGTGCAGGCGACTCGGAGTCTTTCGTGCGGTTCCAGGCTGGGTTGCAGGGCTCGACCTTGCGGCGGTGAGCACGGTGTTCACGCTGGGTTGTTCGGGCCCCACAGTTCCATCGATTCCTGGCCCCGGCCGCCGCGATTCCAGACCGCATGGCCCCACACAGGAGTCGATGGCCGAAGGCGTCATCGCGGCCTCACCGGGTGGCGCAACTCGGGGCCGAAGTGCTGCCGCGCCGGTCTTCGACCGGCTTGCCACCGAATCGCCCCCAAGGCGTCGCTGGTGGGAGCGCAGCGCCTGGGGCAGGGCTGTCTGGCTGCGGACTCGTCGAGGCTCGGCCGGCTGAGATGCGGCTGTTCCATCCCGCGGGACCGATGGGGCCAACTGGAGCTGGAACTCCCATCGACCCATGGACACCCGTCGCAGTCGGTGGGGCCAGGACTTTCCAGAACAGTGGGGCCAGCAACACCCAGAGAAAACAGCACGGCAAGCCTGCCTCCGACTAGGTCGGCCATGCCCCTGCCAAGCCCCGGGTTTGATGGAGAGTCCATGGACACCGGGGAAGAGCAATATCTCCATCAAACCCGGGGCGTAACAAAGTGTCGTACCCGGGTGCGAGCATGTCGGCATGCCGTACCGATACGAGGATCTGGGCGACGAGGAGTTCCAGCGACTCATCCAGGCGTTACTCACCCACGCCTTCGGTCCGGACGTCCACGCCATGCCGCTGGGCCAGGCCGACGGCGGTCGGGATGCTGTTCACGGAACCGTCGTCTACCAGGTGAAGTTCACCAAGAACCAGGACCAGAGGGACCCGGTCACGTGGCTACTCCGGGTCATCGACGGGGAAGCTACCAAGATCCAGAATCTCGCCGCCCGAGGGGTGCAGCGGTATTGCCTCGTGACGAACGTTGCCGGCACAGGGAGTTTGGACTCGGGATCGATCGACCGGCTCGACGCGGCCCTGGCTGCCCGCTCCGAAGCCTGGGGCGTAAAAATTACACGCTGGTGGCGCGATGAGATTGACAATCAGATGCGATGCGCGCCGGACAGCATCATCTGTTCCTTCCTGAACGTGCTGCCCCCGGGCCAGTTGCTTGCCCGCGAGGCTCGGCTGGCCGGCACCATCCCCGGGTGGGACGCCCACCTTGTGGCTGATTCCGCTGTTGCTGACCGTGGCGGACTTTTGTCCCCGTCAGGCCGCGTGCGGCATTCCGTTATAACTCCCACAACGGTTCTGGCGTCTCTGGACCCGCCGTTCGGGCGACTGCCCGCGACTGTGCACGGCCGATCCACCGAGGTGGACCGGGTGCTCGGCATGGCTAACCGGCGGGTGCAGGTGCTGGCTGGCATGGGTGGAGTCGGCAAGACGACGATCGCTCTGCGAGCGGGCGCCATCGCACGCGATCGTGGGGATCAGGTGTTCTGGATCAATGCGACGTCGGCGGCGACCATGATCGAGGGCTTACAGGCGGTGGCCGTGCTTATCGGCGCGCCTGACGCGATCGTGGCGGAGGCGTGGGCAAGGGGCGGCCGACCGGCGGCGGAACTGCTCTGGCGATATCTTGCAGCTTGGGAACGCTCGTGGCTGTTGGTCTTCGACAACGCGGACGATCTCGACATATTGGGATGTCCCGGGGCAGCGCTGGGCGATGGCACAGGTTGGGTGCGGCCGCCCATCGGCAACGGCGTCGCGGTGGTGGTCACCACCCGGGACCGATCCCGGACGCCTTGGGGCGCCGCCGCTGATGTCACTGTTATCGCCACGCTCGACGATGCGGCGGCGACCGGCGTTCTTCTCGGTCTCGCACCAGGCGCGGGTGGGCCCGAGGAAGCGGGGTTGCTCGCCGCGCGTCTCGGGAACCTGCCGCTGGCGTTGCAGCTCGCAGGCTCCTACCTAGCCGCCGCCGCGGAGGATCCGCTGGCAGCCTCGCGCACCTTCAACGAATACGGGAGTCTTCTGGCGGAAGCACCGCTACGGATTGACGCGATGGCCGCGGAAGTGATCGGGGATCTTCGCGACGAAGACGACCGGACGCGCGACAGCGTGGCCCGCACGTGGGAGTTGTCCATCCGGCTCCTTGAGGCGCGGCGGAGCGGTCCGGTACGTGAGGCATTGCGGCTACTGGCATGGTTCGCTCCCAACGTGCCGCTTCCCAAGGCGTTCGTTGACCCCGAACGGCTCACGGGCACGCCAGTCTGGCCGGCACGGACCGAACCGGCGGACATCCGGCACGCGTTCGCCGCGCTGAGCCGCTTCGGTCTGCTCGATGTCGTGCAAATCGACGGTGGCCCGGCCTATCAAATGCATCCTCTGGTCGCTGAGGTGACCATCGCTTCAGTCAAGGACCCCGATGTGCACTGTGGCGCTGCTGGTACCGCCTATGCCGTCCTCGTGACGGAGACACCTGCGGCCGGCCGAGATCCAAAGCACTGGCAGGCCTTTGCTCCGATCGCCGAACATTGGCCAGCCATGCTGCGACGACTGCCGCCGGTCCTGCCTTCCGAGAACGTGGAACTGGTGCTGGCTTTCGCCTGCACTGCGATCAACTACTTGAGGGCGACGGCTCGGTTCAGCCAGGCTATGGAGTTATCGGCAGAGGCGCTCCGGCAGTGCGACGCGAAAACTGTGCCCTCCCTGGCCCGGCTCGGGATCCGATATCAGGGTGCACTGGTCCACCGCGATGTCGGGGACCTCGCCCAGGCGGAAACCGAGTTCCGGGACATCACCCGGATAGCGGATCTCAGTGAGGAGAAGGACAGTGACGTACTAAAGATCTCTGCGCAGTTCGAACTGGCGGCCGTTCTGCAAAGACAGGGGCGTTACGCAGAAGCGGAGCAAGAATTCACCCAGGTCCTCGATGAGGAGATCGTCAGGTACGGGGCGACAGCGCACGCCACTCTCCTGACCAGGCACGATCGGGCGGCTTCCTTACGTGCCCTGGGACGGATCGGAGAAGCCACGCGGGAGATCACCTTCGTCACGGCCGCACTCGGTCAGGTTCTCGGGCCTGACCATCCGGACACCCTGGTTGCCCGGCATGAACTGGCAGTCGCGTTGCGAGACGACAACCAGTACGTCAAAGCCGAAGCGGAGTTCCGTGAGGTACTCGCCCTCGAACGTCGCGTCTTGGGGGATCGGCATCCATCCGTACTGCAGACTCGCGGGAACATTGCGCTGACCCTGATGCTGCAGAGTCGGCTCGACGAGGCGGAGAGCGAGTACCGAGCCGTGCTCGATAGCCTTATCGAGATCCTGGGTCCCGAGCATGAGATCTCCCTGGTTACCAGGCACAACCTCACCGACGTTCATATGCTCCTGGGCAAGATCAGCAGTTTGCGGGCCGAAGAGACGTTCCGCGACATCCTTACCGGCCTGCTCGGCCAACTGGCACCCGATCACAACGCCGTGCTCGCCGTCCGCGCCGCTCTGGCGAAAACGTTGCTGGTACAGGGTAAGACCGCAGAAGCAGCCACCGAGTACGGGACGATCATCGAATACCAGGTTAAGCGTCTCGGCCCGGCGCACCCCGTGACCCTCGCGTCCCGCTCCCAGCGCGCTGCGGTGAATATGCACCTGCACGGCGGCGCATCCGTGGTCCACGAGTTGTCCGAAATTATCGATCGACAACTCGAGATCCACCCCGACGGCCATGACAACATCCTGCTCAGCCGAAAAGTTCTGGCGGATGCACTTCTCCAGGCGGGACGGGTGGACGAGGCCGAGATTCAGTTGAGGATCGTCGAACGAGCCTGGGCAAAAGCGCCAGAAGCGCAGAACGACCTGCGTATACCCACGTTACGCCAGGACCTGGCCGTAGCCCTCCGCGAACAGGGGCGACCCGAGGCGGCCGCCGCGCACCTCCAGGGCATCCTCGACTCGGTCGCGAGCAAACTGGATGACGCGCATCCGCTCGTCGTCGCCGCCCGGCAGAACCTCGCAATCTGCTTGAAAGATTCAGGTGACCCAGCAGGAGCTATCGAGCAGTACCACGCCGTACTGGCTGTAGAGGAGAGGCGCCATGGCCGGGACAGCCACGCAGCGTTGACCGTCCGGCACAATCTCGCCGTAGCCCTCCGGGATGCCGGACAGGTGGAAGAGGCCGAAACCGAACTGCGTCAGCTCATCCGGGGCCAGCGCAAAGTACTCGGTGCTGAGCATCCGACTACCCTCATCTCGCGCCAGAGCCTGGCCAAGACGCTGGCGGAGCAAGGGCGGTGGACGGAGGCGGAACGCGATTACAGGGCCGTTTTGGCCGTACAACGTCGGCGCCTCGGCGTCCTGCAGCCCGCCACGTTGACCACCTGGGGCAATCTGGCCTTCGGCTTGGCGGCGTTTGGCGATTCGCGTGCCACCGCCGAATATGAGGCGGCCCTCGACGCACACGAGACGGCGTTCGGGAGGGATCATCCGATGACGCTTACATGCCGTAACAATCTCGCTCTTACCCTGGCCAGAACTGGGGACCTGGCCGCTGCTGCCGCGCACCTACGAGCCCTTCACCAGTTGAACTGCGACCGATACGGCCCAATCCACAGCGAGACGCTGCTTGGCCGATGCAACCTGCTTTTCACGCTGGCCATGCAGGGCAGGTCGGCAGCAGCCCGGACCGGTCTCGCCGCGCTGCTGCCCATGGTGCGCGAGAAGTACGGCTGTGGCAGCAGGGCCGAGGCCTACCTGGTTCGCGGCTACAATCACCTCCTGCGACAACTCGGCCAGGCAACCATCGAACAACCCGATGGCGACCAGCTCGACGACGTCCTGGCCCGCCCGCACTCGATCGAGCACCCCTGGCTGACCGCCGCCCGGGACGCCGGTTGATCGAGCCCGAGCCAATCAGCCCAAAGTCGTTGCGGACGATCCTGCCGGGCCGCCGCGTTTGAAATGCTGGGTCGAGCGGCAAGGGCTTCGAGACGGCAAGGCAACGTCGTTGCCTCCCCAGGCGCGGGACCGATGGCCGCCCAGGGACTGGCGTCCTTTTCGTCTTGGCGATCAGCTGCCCGTTGTGCCTGACTTCTTGCCTGCCAGGGTCTTCGACTTCTTGCTCTCCTGGCTGGCATGTAATAGCGCCGCTATGCATGCAGGAACCGTACGGGCGCTTGCAAGACCGTGTCAGCGCCGTCGAGGTCGGCGAGTCGGGCTGCAAGCGTCGCCATGGCGAACCGTTCCGGCAACGCTTGGCTGAACTTGAGCCCGTCGAGGGCCTTCTTGTTGACGTCGGGGAGGCAGAGTCGCTGACTGGCGTCGGCGATGAGGGCCCGCCATTCGGCGGGGGTGACGTTTTCCCGGAGTCGGATGTGCCGGTCATCGAAGCGCTGGATCGGGTCGACGACCTCGGTGAGGGTTGCGGCGAGGGTGGCGTTCGCGCGGAAGCCTGCCCAGGTCCACCAGCGGAGGTCGTCGCCGCGGTGATCGCGCAGGATGACGCTACCGCCTGGGTGCACCAGTGAGGACTCGTCCTCACGCACCTGCGCGAGGCGGTCGATGGCTCGGCGGGTGAGATTCACCGGCGGGTCAGCACCGAGCAGTACGTCACGCATGGCACGGCTCAGTTCGAAGCCGAGGCCCGACCAGCCGCCGGTTGTCCAGCGGGCTTTGCCGCCGCCGTCGGCGGGTTCGACGAAGCAGCGGCGGCGGCGCCAGTCGATGTAGGTGACGCGCCAACTGCGTCCGTTGAGCAGGAGTCGTCGGTCGCCCTGAACTTCTTCGGTGAGTAGGGCTGGGTCGACGCGGCCCAGTTCTTCGCGGCCGACGAGCACGGTGAATTCGGGTGCGCCGGTGAAGACGGCGGTCATGCCCATGAAGTGCCGGTGTCCGAAGCGCCGTTCGGCTTCGGGCCCGATGAAGAGCATGCCGCCGTCGCTGTCGAGATAGCCCTGGTCGATCAGGTGGCGCAGGATCGGGTCGGCGCTGCGGTCGAACGGTGCGAGTCCGTTCCACCACTGCGCCCAGGTCTGGTCTCCCGCTCGGTGTTCTTGCAGGCAGAGCGCGAGGATCTGCTGTGCGGCGATGTGCCGGGGTTCGGGTGGCGCGATGACGGGCTCCACCCATCCACGGCCCCAGAGCAGCAGCAGGGCAGCCGCTTCGAGTAGGGCGTCGCCGTCGCGGGTGAGGAACAGACAGTTGCGGATGCTGCCAGGTCGGCGCCCGGTGCGTCCGAGGCGCTGGAGGAACGAGGCCACCGTCGCAGGTGTGTCGATCTGGATGACGCGGTCGAGATCGCCGACGTCGATGCCGAGTTCCAGGGTGCTGGTGGAGACGATGACGCAGTCGCGGGCTTCAGCGAACGCTTCCTCCGAGCGGCGCCGTTCGTCGGCGGAGAGCGAGGCATGGGACAGAAACGTGGTAATGCCTTTACCTCGCAGCAGGCTGCCGAGCTCTTCGACCGCTTGCCGGGACTCGCAGAAGACCAGGCGCTTCTCCCCAGCGTGGAGACCAGCAATGATTTTGGCTGCGTTCTGGAGGGAGCCGACGTAGTCGAGTTCGATTTCTCCGGGCGGCACAGCGGGAACAGGTTCTCCCGGCACGAGGACAGGCAGGTCTGGCGCGACGACGCGTGCCGGGCGGGTACCGGCGCCCGAGCCTTGCAGCCAGGTCAGGAGCTGGCTCGGATTGCCCACGGTCGCGGATAGCCCGACTCGTTGCACTGGCCGGCCGATCAGGTGGGTGAGCCGCTCTAGGACGGCCAACAGGTGCCAGCCCCGGTCGTCGCCGGCGAAGGCGTGGACCTCGTCCACCACGACGGCTTGCAGGCCGGCGAAGAACGCCCGATGGTCGACTTTCTGGCTGACCAGCATCGACTCCAGGGACTCCGGTGTGGTCAGCAGGAGGTCGGGGCGGGCGGCCAGGATGGCTTGCCGTCGGGACGCGGTGACGTCGCCGTGCCAAAGGGTGGCCTTGCGGCCGAGCCAGCTGGCATATCTGTCCAGCCGGGGCTGAAGGTTGTTGAGCAGTGCCTTGAGCGGGCAGAGGTACAGCACCGACGTACCGGACCAGCTCTCTGCTGTCATCCGGGAGAGAAGCGGGAAGGCCGCGGCCTCGGTCTTGCCGCCCGCGGTCGGCGCCAGCAGCAGGGCGTCCTCGCCCGCCAGCAACGGCTCGACTGCCGCTTCCTGCAGCGGCCGCAGGCCGGGCCACTGCAGGGAGTTGACGATGTGGTGCAGCAGGACCGGATGGAGCAGGTCGGCGGTGCTCACAGGTCGAGGGCGATCTCGTCAGCGCTGGCGGCGTTGCGTTCGACGTCGGTCATCTCGGCGGTGGTCATCGTGGGGGCATAGTGCTGGCGGGGGTCAAAGTCGGGGAACTGGTCGACCCGGTCGAGAACGTCACTGACGAGCTTCTTCAGGTAGAGACGGGGCACGATGCCGACCTTGCCGCCGAGTCCTCCGGCCACGGCCCGCGCGAGCTGATCGAGGTAGGCATCGTCGACGAGGTCCCGAACCCGCTCGGCCGCGGATGATCCGTCGGCGTAGAGGTCACGGACCCGGCCGCCCAGCTCGACCAGGGAGTCAACGGTGAAACCCGGTAGCCGGATCTGTACGGCACGTGGGTTGTCGAACCGGGGGTCGGTGTCGAAGTCGACGGCGAGGCGCTGCGCCAGGGGTGCCAGGCGCTGCACACCCTGTTGCCCGTCATAGAAGGCGGGCGTACCGGTGATGACCAGATACAGCCCTGGGAAGCGGCCGGAGTAGACCTCGTCGATCAGTTGCCGCAGCGCGTTCAGAGCCTTGTCTCGGGCGTCAGAACGGACCCGCTGCAGCGTCTCCACCTCATCGAGCACGAGCAGCAGGCCTGGATGGCCGCTGTCGCGCAGCACGGCGAGAAGTCCCTGAAGGAAACTCAGCGCAGCGAAATGGTCGAGGTTGCCTTTGACGCCCGCTACCCGTCGCGCCGCAGCTGCGACGTGCGGCTGGCCGCCGAGCCAGGCCAGGACCGCGTCTGCGGTGGCAGCGTCCCCGGACAGGCTTGCGGTTCGGTACCCGCGAAGGGCGGCGGCGAAGGCCGGCGCGCTACGGCTCACCTCGGCAAGTCGTTGATCCAGCAGGACGCTCACCGCGTGGTCGAGAGCCGCCGCGTTACCGGGGTCGACCTCATCGGCGGCTAGTACGTCTTCTTCCAGGGCGTAGAACCAGCCGTCGACGACCGAGCGTAGGGCACTGGGTGGGAAGGTCGTGGTGGTGAGCCGCTCGGTGAGCCTGCGATAGACCGTCTCCAGCTTGTGCAGTGGTGTCTCGTTCTCCGAGATCTGCACTTCGGCGGTGGCCAGGTTGGCGCGTTTGGCGCGGTCAGCGATCCAGCGTACGAAGAACGTCTTGCCGGAACCGTATTCACCGCGGACGGCTTTGAAGACAGAACCGTTGGCGGCGACAGCTTCGATGTCATCGTCGATGGCCCGATGGAACCGGTCAAGGCCGACGGCGAGCAGGTCAAGACCGGTCGAGGGTACGGCTCCGCGGCGCAGGGCGTCGATGACTTCGCGGCGTCGCAGCGGGCTGACAGCGGTCACGGGCGTTCCCCGGAGAGCCGGAACTGTTCGCGCAGGAGGCGTATGTCCAGCCGTACGGTGCGCCCGTCGTCGATCAGGGTCAGCACCGGGTAGTTGTCCACGTTGAAGACGCGCTGCAACGTGCTGACGAACCCGGTCGCGCGGGCGGGGATCTCGCCGGCGCGTTCGGCGAGGACCGCCGCCGGCAGCACGCCCTTGGCCTCCACCAGGGCGCGCACCGCTGCCTCGACCTTCTTGATGTCGAGGCGACGGGGCGTCAGCGCGTGCTGTGCCGCGAACAGTTCGCTGTTCTTCAGCTCCTCGACGAGGTCGGCGTTGCCGGACGTTGTCGCAGGTGTCGGCGAGGCTTGCGGGATGTCGAACAACGCCTCGCCGGCTGCGGCGGGTGCGACCGTCGGTTTACGGCGTGACTTGGGCGCGGCAGGCGCAAGCTCGGGGGTGATCGTTGCCGCAGAGGTAGTTGTTTGCCACCAGTCCGGGCTGCGTACTTCGACAGCTGACCAGCCCGCCGGCACCTCGGTCACGTGCGGCAGGAGGAAGGCCAGCAGAGGGATGGTGACCTCGGCCAGTGATGCCCCGCCGTGGTAGCCGGCCTTACTGGGCCGGTAGCGCAGCTGCGGGTCCCACAGCGCGATGATCCGGTTGTCCGGGGCGACGACCCGCGGCCCGGTCAGCTCCACCTCGCCGAGGCTGGCTGGACCGGGACCGGTCCGGTGCCGGGCGGAGGTGCCGTCGGCCGCTCGCACGTGTTCACCGCCGCGTTCCAGGACGTGCCCGTGGTCGCTGGTGATGACGACGGCACGGCCGGAGGACCGGGCGAGATCGAGCAGGCTGCGCAGGAAGCCGACATCGCCGAGCTGCCATCCGGCCTCGCTGCCTTCCCTGCCGTGGGCGAGTGACTCGTCGACCGTGTTGATCACGACGGCGACCAGGTGACCGGAGTCCGCCACCGCGTCGGCCAGGTCACCGGCGAACACCTCGCCGGGCCCGCCGCGAGCCGGCCCTTTGTGGAAGATCTTGGCGTCCTTGCCCCATCGGCCTTCCGTGAAGAAGCGCTTCTCGTTGTCCTGGGTGCCGCTGCGAAGAGCACCGGCGAACAGCGACGTTCGAGAGACGGCGGTCAGGGTGGGCAGGGCTGCGACGACGCCGCGTCGCCGCGAGGTCCCTGACCCGGCGAGCGGGTCGTACTCCACCCAGTGCTGCGACAGCTCGTCGGCCAACTGGATCGCAACGGCTGCGCTCATGCCGTCGAGCACGACGAGAAGGACCCGGCGATCGGCCCGCAGAAGGGGCTCGACGACACGCGGGAGCAGGTTCTCGACGGTGAGCAGCCCGCCGTCGTTGCCGGGCCCCGCGGTGGCCCAGGCCTGTAGCCGGCCCGCGAACGCCTGGTCCAGGTCGCGCCGTCGTTGCTGGGTCCGTTCGTAGATCTCCCGGAACGCCGCTTGCAACTCGGGATGCACGTCGTCGCCGGCCCAGACGTGGTCCGCCGCCACGTCCACCCAGCCCCAGTCGGAGATCTGCCGGTCCACTCCGTCGGCGACACTTGCCGGTGGTTGGACCTGTTCGCCGAGCCAGCGGACCAGTCGCTGCGCCATCTGGATCCGGCGGACGCGTTCGGGTTCGGCGGCGGCCAGTTCGTGGTCAACCAGACTGCTGACAGCCGTGCCGAGTGCCGGGTCGTCTGCCTTGTGCAGGGCGGCAAGGAGCGCGGTGGCAGCGGTGCCGATTCTGCGGGTGAATCCGGTACGCAGGATGGGGCTGTCGGCAGCGCTGGAAACCGCCCCGAACTGAAGCAGCAGTTCTTCGGCACGGTCCAGCACGGCGTGCCCGTGCCGCTTGGCCTCTGATTCCGGCGCGGACAGCATCCCGCGGACCACCTGGACGACGGCGTCAGCGAAACCGGTGACGGTCGCGTCGTGGTCCAGTTTGCCGAAGTACTGGTCGATACGTCCCCTTGCTCGGATCGCCTCATTGCCACGGGTCCGCCAGACCGCATGGCAGACCAGTCCGAGCGGCAAGGCGTCGTCGCCGTGACCGGCGTCGACGAGCGCGAACAACGCGCGTGCAGGACTCCCGTACTGGCCGGTCAGCCACGACTGGAGGCCTTCTCGTTCGGCGGCCCGCAGTAACCCGAACCCTTCGACAGCCCCTGGCTCTGCGCTCCAGCGCAGCAGGGCGTCGACGTCGAGATCGTCGGGTCCCGCTCCACGCCGGTCGAGACCGAGACGTACGGCCGCGAGGTGCCGCAAGGCGACGTCACGGGTCAGCACCGGCGTGGTCAGCTTCGGCCAGCCCGCGGGCGGCATCGCGTCGACCAGCGCTTCTCCGGCCCATGCTTCCTGTTCCAGGGCGCTGTCGGGTTGCCGGGCGCCGAAGGCCTCGACGACCAGGTCCCACGGTTCCATGGTGATGATTCGATGACGGAAGACGCGGCTGCGGACACCGTCACCGAGCGTGGCTTCGGCAAGGTCGGTGAGCAGCACCAGCACCTCGTTCGGCCGGTCGGTGACCAGCTGGTCCCAGATCGCCAGCGGGGATTCGCACGCAACGACGCGGGCGATTCTCCCGTCAGGCAGCGCGATGGTCTCATCGTGCGGCCAGGCCGGCTCGGCGCGCAGCAGGATCACCGGGTACGTACTGCCGTTGCGATGCCGTTCGAGTTGCTGCGCGACCTTCTGCCGCAGGGCGATCGGGTTGACCCGCAGCGCTCGAGCCGGCACGGATGCCTGAGTCACGGCACGATTCTCCACGTCACCTCGATGGCACCGGTGCCGTGGTCGGCAGCGAAGGCCCGTACCTGCTCGACCGCCTCGTCCACAGTGGCGGCGGTCACGGTGACTCGCCCGGCAGGCGGAACCCGGTCCTCACCGCCCTGCTTCGGAGGATCGATGATCGGCGGGGTGACGATCGGCGTCGTCGGTTTGCGTGTCGCTCGGCGCAACAGTTCGGTGGCGGCACTTCGCGCACGCCCGAGGACGGGTGCCAGCGGAGTCGTCAGCTCATCGGCACGGGCGGCGGCACGTACCTCCGCGAGGATCGATGCGGCCTCGGTGGCGTGCGGCTCCGACAGGCCGGCGATGATCTCGAAGGTCTCCCAGGGCGCACCGGACAGGGCCGAGGACACCTGAGAAGCGCTCTTGACGCTGCGCCCGGTACGGTCGGCCGGGCCGCCGAGGTCGGCGCGGGCCAGCCGCTCGATGACCTCCACCGCCGGCAGCCGCTCCTCCAACGCCGCGAGCAACTCGGAGGCGGCGCGGGCGGTCGCCAGCCGTCCCGGACCGGACTCCAGGTCGATCTCCAGCCACTTCGCATGCTGTTCCAGACGCGCGACAAGATCGTCGGCGGCGGCGCGATGCTGGGTCGCCTGCCGGGCCAGGTCCCGCCCGAAGATCGTCATCAGCCGGCCCCGCCGCAGCGCAGCAGACCGGAAACCGAAGATCGCAGTCGCGCGGCTCTGGGCTTCCTCCCAATCCTGCGGGCTGGGCAGCCGCTGCTCCCGCAACGTGTAGTCGGCGTTGATCCGTCCGGGCTCCGGTGGTGGGCTGACCTCGCCGCCGTGCAGGAAGAACGCCCGGTCGGTCTGCTCGGCGAACGTCGCCACCACGAGCTGGGCAACGATCGGGTCGAGGCCGCGCGGGTTCGGGTCGTCGATCCAGCGCAGCAGGTCACCGACACGGATATCGCCGTCGATGCCCTCGCTGGCGGCCTTCTGCTGGAAGTGCTGCGCCCAGCGGCTCTCGATGACGAACGCCGCCTCGTGCATGGTGCCCAACTCGAGAGGGTTAGCGATACGCCGCATGATCTGCCGGTGCGGCCGGTCCACCTCGACGCGGCCCTCGGTCGATTCGACCGCCTGCCGGACGTAGTCGAGGACCGTCTTCACATCGGCTGCCTTGACCAGGTCGCCCTTGCGGTCGGGGTCGAAGTCCGGGTGCGCCGGGTACTGCTGGGTGAGCATCTGGTCGCCGAGGCTTCGCAGCGCGTCGGCGAACGCCGCCCCGATCGGCAGCTTCGGCTCCAGAACCCGGGTGAGCGGCTGCAGATGATCGTCGAATCCGATCCGGACGTCGGTCGGAAGCTTGGAGGCCAAGCCGTACGCCTGGCGCAGCACGTTCTGCATCTTGGTCAGCAACGCGCTGCGCTGATTGGTCAGCGCACCGTGAGCACGACGCCGATCGTCGGGGTTGAGGTGCTCGGCGTGGCTGTCGAAGCGCTGACCTTCGAGCAGTTTGTCGATGATCACGAGCTTTCCTAGCTCGTTGAGGCGTTCCACGGTCAGTGCGGCCGGGATCCAGCACACCGTGCGTGCGGTAGTCCTGCTGAGCAGCTCCTGCACACGGTTCCGGTCGTCGGCCGGGCCGTGGCTGCCGTCGTCGAACGGGTAGTCGATGATGATCCGCCAGTTGGACGGGTTGTCGGGGTGGAACGACTCGTCGCGGATGTCGTTCTGGTCGCGCACGTTGCCGTACACCAGCTCGATGGTCCGGCGGCTGCCGCGCCAGGTGAGACCGGCTTCGGTGAAGAATGAGTCGTTCCAGGTCACGCCGAGCTGCTGCCACAGCAGTCGCTGAACGATGTGCTTGCGGGCACCCTCGTTGTCGTAGTGCTTTGCCGTGGACAGCACGCTGCCCACGTCGACGCCGACCAGTTCCAGGGAGACGACCGGGTCGTCGCCCTCGCTGATCCGAATCTCCGGAAACTCGCCGGCCCAGTCGC from Actinoplanes derwentensis includes these protein-coding regions:
- the pglY gene encoding BREX-2 system ATPase PglY, with the protein product MSQPSAMPLLREVIDIPERTSTSDFVLQLADSVANANATLKEYVVTDRLLGNFDEALGLIRSAIEGHASKAAYLHGSFGSGKSHFMAVLHALLRGDQAARGRDEFAPLLNKHSAWLDGRKFLLIPYHLLDARSLEQRVLGGYVDTVRALHPDKPIPAVHRTDALLEQAADLRRRIGDKQFIDGLPGGDTEDEWGETEKFWTSELLDQAFGGTYSDELRRKMVNDLLTTWNKGFFSNAREDAEAFISLDRGLTEISRHAKEELEYDGLILFLDELILWLANSIGDQQFVSREIQKITNFVEGGNTRRPIPIVSFIARQRDLRELVGEEVTGANELSYQDTLNLASGRFDVIQLEDRNLPEIARRRILKPRNDEAGAAISRAFDATTKVRREVFDTLLGTDAASGADIDAFRSTYPFSPAFLSTLVHVSSALQRSRTALKLMRQLLVDRRDTLRLGQLVPIGDLYDVISSGGDQPFTEKLKAEFEMAQKLYALKMRPYLLGQYSLTDDDLDAALRGATLPPDVAGRVRAFTGDDRLIKTLLLASLAPSVPALRNLTARRLSALNHGSITSPIPGGEVAQVSRKLGDWAGEFPEIRISEGDDPVVSLELVGVDVGSVLSTAKHYDNEGARKHIVQRLLWQQLGVTWNDSFFTEAGLTWRGSRRTIELVYGNVRDQNDIRDESFHPDNPSNWRIIIDYPFDDGSHGPADDRNRVQELLSRTTARTVCWIPAALTVERLNELGKLVIIDKLLEGQRFDSHAEHLNPDDRRRAHGALTNQRSALLTKMQNVLRQAYGLASKLPTDVRIGFDDHLQPLTRVLEPKLPIGAAFADALRSLGDQMLTQQYPAHPDFDPDRKGDLVKAADVKTVLDYVRQAVESTEGRVEVDRPHRQIMRRIANPLELGTMHEAAFVIESRWAQHFQQKAASEGIDGDIRVGDLLRWIDDPNPRGLDPIVAQLVVATFAEQTDRAFFLHGGEVSPPPEPGRINADYTLREQRLPSPQDWEEAQSRATAIFGFRSAALRRGRLMTIFGRDLARQATQHRAAADDLVARLEQHAKWLEIDLESGPGRLATARAASELLAALEERLPAVEVIERLARADLGGPADRTGRSVKSASQVSSALSGAPWETFEIIAGLSEPHATEAASILAEVRAAARADELTTPLAPVLGRARSAATELLRRATRKPTTPIVTPPIIDPPKQGGEDRVPPAGRVTVTAATVDEAVEQVRAFAADHGTGAIEVTWRIVP